In Posidoniimonas corsicana, a single genomic region encodes these proteins:
- a CDS encoding DUF11 domain-containing protein: MRHITPLALILAVTLCCAPLASAQEGSRPSFAQRLASLRLGWGGSDEEEQDPRQAIEASAAQRRAGSAAEQEERSGISARLPRLDPSDLLPGERFAGSTNNRTTRRPTSAHLRHNRHAQPDSTSTTAGSARSRIMRDLRVQTSSETSESPRTASRTPARDTNPTSAAPATGNLAPRPQGPVTTLVPGRNRTARAGSVLSAGNGGEAGPAPEDAPSATLPPLVREADLRRELLGPAAFARGGSTKPRADDATAKSIAAAVASSMAAEAATADSEDNQTTDGASDIEAILAAEPGETTSDTDEAAAVEEQVAVDSSAEQAPAPEAEQEGGADRYAAVGLPPIPTGDQGSSDGTVAAAPQEDWRNAGRATPADTMDAVNNDPTPIAGPPAAVQQPAGAQDGFEQEVAKRRFEDTVEQSIEARTAAPQPAWDAAQQNQAPAPVASTALGASRDADLLMSQRMPQIVSRVSGPKQIVIGREAVYRVTIANRGDETADQLATTVTVPEWAEVVGSRSTVGLVEPPATSAGATSVLWKMAELQPGRTQHLDLKLVARQGRPIELGVNWKHAPVGSRTVVEVQEPKLAVALDGPDEVLFGKPQVYRLHVSNPGTGPAEDVRVQVVPPGGGPASQSLGNLLPNESRTIEFKVTGAEAGELKLQAQAAAMGGLSEQTSKSVFCRKPELEVDWRGPARKYAGASATYYFRVRNPGTATAEGVEFRVNLPQGFEVSKASGNGRVDAAGRQLQWGVGSLRPGDDYYMELQGVINQPGANEFAMGAMDRERMASSTTTATTEVIALADLKLEIRDPKGPLPVGREAVYEVRVRNRGTSAARKVKIVGLFSEGIEPYKVEGAQASIADGRVAIRTVESLTVGSELVLMIHAKATKPGAHLFRAEVLCEDLDIKLAAEESTRFYTEERIDLGQAPARSANMADRFSTPR, translated from the coding sequence ATGCGGCACATCACCCCCCTCGCTCTGATCCTGGCTGTCACCCTGTGCTGCGCGCCGTTGGCGTCGGCCCAAGAGGGGTCCCGCCCGTCGTTCGCGCAGCGGCTGGCGTCGCTCCGGCTGGGCTGGGGCGGATCGGACGAAGAGGAGCAGGATCCCCGTCAGGCGATCGAGGCCTCGGCCGCCCAGCGGCGGGCAGGCTCGGCGGCCGAGCAGGAAGAGCGGTCTGGCATCTCCGCCCGTTTGCCGCGGCTCGACCCGAGCGACCTGCTGCCCGGTGAGCGGTTCGCTGGATCGACCAACAACCGCACCACGCGCCGGCCGACGTCGGCTCACCTGAGGCACAACCGCCACGCGCAGCCGGACTCGACAAGCACCACCGCCGGGTCGGCCCGGTCGCGCATCATGCGTGATTTGCGGGTGCAGACTTCGTCGGAAACCAGCGAGTCGCCGCGGACCGCGTCGAGGACGCCAGCCCGCGACACCAATCCAACAAGCGCAGCCCCGGCGACGGGCAACCTGGCGCCCCGCCCGCAGGGGCCGGTGACCACGCTCGTGCCCGGTCGCAACCGCACCGCGCGTGCTGGCAGCGTGCTGTCCGCCGGCAACGGCGGAGAGGCCGGCCCCGCGCCGGAGGACGCGCCGTCCGCCACGCTGCCGCCGCTGGTCCGCGAAGCCGACCTGCGCCGCGAGCTGCTCGGCCCGGCGGCGTTCGCCCGGGGTGGTTCGACCAAGCCGCGTGCCGACGACGCGACCGCCAAGAGCATCGCCGCCGCGGTCGCCAGCAGCATGGCCGCCGAAGCGGCGACCGCCGACAGCGAAGACAACCAAACCACCGACGGAGCCTCGGACATCGAGGCGATCCTCGCGGCGGAGCCCGGCGAGACTACTTCGGACACTGACGAGGCCGCTGCGGTCGAAGAGCAGGTCGCCGTTGACTCGTCGGCTGAGCAGGCGCCGGCCCCCGAAGCTGAGCAAGAGGGCGGCGCCGACCGCTATGCCGCGGTTGGCCTGCCGCCGATCCCGACTGGGGATCAGGGCTCGTCCGACGGGACCGTCGCCGCGGCGCCCCAGGAAGACTGGCGCAACGCGGGACGCGCGACGCCGGCCGACACGATGGACGCCGTTAACAACGACCCCACTCCGATCGCCGGGCCGCCTGCCGCGGTGCAGCAGCCGGCCGGTGCCCAGGACGGGTTTGAGCAGGAAGTCGCCAAGCGGCGTTTTGAAGACACCGTAGAGCAGTCGATCGAAGCCCGCACCGCGGCGCCCCAGCCGGCGTGGGACGCGGCTCAGCAGAACCAGGCCCCGGCGCCGGTGGCCTCGACTGCCCTGGGCGCCAGCCGCGACGCCGACCTGCTGATGAGCCAGCGGATGCCACAGATTGTGTCGCGGGTGTCGGGCCCCAAGCAGATTGTCATCGGCCGCGAGGCGGTCTACCGGGTGACGATTGCCAACCGCGGCGACGAGACCGCCGACCAACTGGCGACCACGGTCACCGTGCCCGAATGGGCCGAGGTGGTGGGCTCGCGGAGCACGGTCGGCCTGGTGGAGCCGCCGGCGACGAGCGCCGGAGCGACCTCGGTGCTGTGGAAGATGGCCGAGCTGCAGCCCGGCCGGACGCAGCACCTGGACCTGAAGCTAGTCGCGCGGCAGGGCCGCCCGATCGAGCTGGGCGTGAACTGGAAGCATGCCCCGGTAGGGTCGCGGACCGTGGTTGAGGTGCAGGAGCCGAAGCTGGCCGTCGCGCTCGACGGGCCGGACGAGGTGCTGTTTGGCAAGCCGCAGGTCTACCGCCTGCACGTGTCCAACCCCGGCACCGGGCCGGCCGAGGACGTGCGGGTGCAGGTGGTTCCGCCCGGCGGCGGGCCGGCGTCGCAGTCGCTGGGGAACCTGCTGCCGAACGAGTCGCGCACGATCGAGTTCAAGGTGACCGGCGCCGAGGCGGGCGAGCTCAAGCTCCAGGCCCAGGCGGCGGCGATGGGCGGGCTGTCCGAGCAGACCAGCAAGAGCGTCTTCTGCCGCAAGCCGGAGCTGGAGGTCGACTGGCGGGGCCCGGCTCGGAAGTACGCCGGCGCGTCGGCGACCTACTACTTCCGCGTCCGCAACCCGGGCACGGCGACCGCCGAGGGCGTTGAGTTCCGTGTGAACCTGCCGCAGGGCTTCGAGGTCAGCAAGGCGAGCGGCAACGGCCGTGTCGACGCCGCCGGCCGGCAGCTGCAGTGGGGCGTCGGCTCGCTCCGCCCGGGCGACGACTACTACATGGAGCTGCAGGGCGTGATCAACCAGCCGGGCGCCAATGAGTTTGCGATGGGCGCCATGGACCGCGAGAGGATGGCGTCGTCCACCACGACCGCGACCACCGAGGTTATCGCGCTGGCGGACCTTAAGTTGGAGATCCGCGACCCCAAGGGCCCTCTGCCGGTGGGCCGCGAGGCGGTGTACGAGGTGCGGGTCCGCAACCGCGGCACGAGCGCCGCCCGCAAGGTAAAGATCGTCGGCCTGTTCTCCGAGGGCATCGAGCCGTACAAGGTCGAGGGCGCGCAGGCGAGCATCGCCGACGGCCGCGTCGCGATCCGCACGGTCGAGAGCCTCACGGTCGGCAGCGAGCTGGTGCTGATGATCCACGCGAAGGCGACCAAGCCGGGCGCCCACCTGTTCCGGGCCGAGGTGCTCTGCGAGGACCTGGACATCAAGCTGGCCGCCGAAGAGAGCACCCGCTTCTACACGGAGGAGCGCATCGACCTGGGCCAGGCGCCGGCGCGTTCGGCGAACATGGCCGACCGGTTTTCGACGCCCCGCTAG
- a CDS encoding DinB family protein, translating to MNTTFDNDITINQMQLAYLDRIAADLPADQHYASAAGHGHSPAWVLGHLAIVGEMGCMLLGGEVTHREWIPVFGPGSSGKVEPDDAYTQESFLAAINTAYPKMHTLAAAADEELLARPHGVELLEDTPVKTVSQMTTLILTNHFAFHLSQLSSCRRAAGHAALF from the coding sequence ATGAACACGACGTTCGACAACGACATCACCATCAACCAGATGCAGCTAGCGTACCTGGACCGGATCGCGGCCGACCTGCCCGCGGACCAGCACTACGCGAGCGCGGCGGGCCACGGGCACTCGCCGGCGTGGGTCCTGGGGCACCTGGCCATCGTTGGGGAGATGGGGTGCATGCTGCTCGGCGGTGAAGTGACGCACCGCGAGTGGATACCCGTGTTCGGCCCCGGGTCCTCAGGCAAGGTAGAGCCGGATGACGCCTACACGCAGGAGTCGTTCTTGGCCGCGATCAACACGGCCTACCCAAAGATGCACACGCTGGCGGCCGCTGCCGATGAAGAGTTGCTGGCCCGCCCGCACGGCGTGGAGCTGCTGGAAGACACGCCGGTCAAGACGGTCTCGCAGATGACCACGCTGATCTTGACCAACCACTTCGCGTTCCACCTGTCGCAGCTGTCGAGCTGCCGGCGGGCGGCGGGGCACGCGGCGTTGTTCTAG
- a CDS encoding glycoside hydrolase family 28 protein gives MAYQSINRLFTCLLLLAACAPALADSPWDQLPALLEKIQPPTFADKDFPITAHGAKPGGKCDCRAAIADAITACNQAGGGRVVVPAGEWFVKGPVHLLSNVNLHLEKDATLLFSNDPEDFLPMVLTRFEGTELMNFSPPIWALDQENIAVTGQGTIDGQADDKSWWKWKGNGTDDGNDLIDMADRNVPVAERRFGSGRKMRVNFVQPYRCKNLLIEGITVHRSPMWCLNPVLCQNVTVRGVRVESHGPNNDGCNPESCDGVLIEECFFNTGDDCIAIKSGRNADGRRLATPSQNIVVRNCTMRDGHGGVVLGSEMSGGIENIFVENCQMDSPNLERAIRLKSNSRRGGYLRNMYVRDIEVGEVSDAVLRINLRYFNEEGDYFPKVSNILLERVVSKKSKRPLHLMGLPETLIEDVVLRDCDFRGAKKPSLIRDVANLTLENVQMGDE, from the coding sequence ATGGCCTATCAATCAATCAACCGACTGTTCACGTGCCTCTTGCTGCTCGCCGCCTGCGCGCCCGCGCTGGCGGACTCGCCGTGGGATCAGCTGCCCGCGTTGCTAGAGAAGATCCAGCCACCGACGTTCGCCGACAAGGACTTCCCGATCACCGCCCACGGCGCCAAGCCCGGCGGCAAGTGCGACTGCCGTGCGGCGATCGCCGACGCCATCACGGCCTGCAACCAGGCCGGCGGCGGGCGGGTGGTTGTGCCGGCCGGCGAATGGTTTGTGAAGGGTCCGGTGCACCTGCTCTCTAACGTGAACCTACACCTGGAGAAGGACGCCACGCTGCTGTTCAGCAACGACCCAGAGGACTTCCTGCCGATGGTGCTGACCCGGTTTGAGGGAACGGAGCTGATGAACTTCTCGCCGCCCATCTGGGCGTTGGACCAGGAGAATATTGCGGTCACCGGCCAGGGCACGATCGACGGCCAGGCCGACGACAAGAGCTGGTGGAAGTGGAAGGGCAACGGGACCGACGACGGCAACGACCTGATCGACATGGCCGACCGCAACGTGCCGGTCGCCGAGCGTCGGTTTGGGTCGGGCCGCAAGATGCGCGTCAACTTTGTGCAGCCCTACCGCTGCAAGAACTTGCTCATCGAGGGGATCACCGTGCACCGCTCGCCGATGTGGTGCCTGAACCCGGTGCTGTGCCAGAACGTTACGGTGCGGGGCGTGCGGGTGGAGAGCCACGGCCCCAACAACGACGGCTGCAACCCCGAGTCGTGCGACGGCGTGCTGATCGAGGAGTGCTTCTTCAACACCGGCGACGACTGCATCGCCATCAAGTCCGGCCGCAACGCCGACGGCCGACGCCTGGCCACGCCCAGCCAGAACATCGTGGTCCGCAACTGCACCATGCGGGACGGCCACGGCGGCGTGGTGCTGGGCAGCGAGATGTCCGGCGGCATCGAGAACATCTTTGTCGAGAACTGCCAGATGGACAGCCCGAACCTGGAGCGGGCCATCCGGCTGAAGTCCAACTCCCGCCGGGGCGGCTACCTGCGGAACATGTACGTGCGTGACATCGAGGTGGGCGAGGTTTCCGACGCGGTGCTGCGTATCAACCTGCGGTATTTCAACGAGGAGGGAGACTACTTCCCCAAGGTGAGCAACATCCTGCTGGAGCGGGTGGTCAGCAAAAAGAGCAAGCGTCCCTTGCACCTGATGGGCCTGCCGGAGACGCTGATCGAGGACGTCGTGCTCCGCGACTGCGACTTCCGCGGCGCCAAGAAGCCAAGCCTGATCCGCGATGTCGCGAACCTCACGCTAGAGAACGTGCAGATGGGCGACGAGTAG
- a CDS encoding Gfo/Idh/MocA family protein — MNPIDRRTFLHAAAASGALTSAAPSLANPASSDVTFALMGANSRGSQLAKRFLKFPGVRFAYVCDPDERALAKGLKTIADNDGGRPRGVKDFRTALDDPHVDALICAAPNHWHAAATVAACAAGKHVYVEKPCTHTAWEGQVMQDAAERSGRVVQVGTQRRSSPMYQEVMQKAREGVIGEVLYAKSWYLRDRPPIKLQAADGPPAGLDYRLWQGPAPDRNYQAGLLPYNWHWFWHWGNGEIGNNGVHMIDLCRWVLGMDLPERVSCDASQLRPGDQRQTPDSTVAVYDQGGKRIVWEGLSWSSPHQTAGGVGMEFRGTQGTLIVGDNGYEVYNAGRELVERQQRGGVGDDEHCINFLSAVRSGAAVNAPLDEGCRSALFCHLANIAYRTGGVLATDPQSGRINDNPAAMRLWDREYQPGWAPQELG; from the coding sequence TTGAACCCTATCGATCGTCGGACCTTCCTGCACGCCGCCGCCGCTTCCGGCGCCCTCACGTCTGCCGCACCCTCGCTCGCCAACCCGGCCAGCAGCGACGTCACCTTTGCGCTGATGGGCGCCAACAGCCGCGGGTCGCAGCTCGCCAAGCGGTTCCTCAAGTTCCCCGGCGTCCGCTTCGCCTACGTGTGCGACCCGGACGAGCGGGCGCTTGCTAAGGGGCTCAAGACCATCGCCGACAACGACGGCGGCCGGCCGCGGGGAGTGAAGGACTTCCGCACCGCGCTCGACGACCCCCACGTCGACGCCTTGATCTGCGCGGCGCCCAACCACTGGCACGCCGCCGCCACGGTAGCCGCGTGCGCGGCCGGCAAGCACGTCTACGTCGAGAAGCCCTGCACCCACACCGCGTGGGAGGGGCAGGTCATGCAGGACGCGGCGGAACGCTCGGGACGCGTGGTGCAGGTCGGCACTCAGCGACGCAGCAGCCCGATGTACCAAGAGGTAATGCAGAAGGCCCGCGAAGGCGTCATCGGCGAGGTGCTCTACGCCAAGTCGTGGTACCTGCGGGACCGACCGCCGATCAAGCTGCAGGCGGCCGACGGTCCCCCCGCCGGGCTCGACTACCGCCTGTGGCAGGGGCCGGCGCCAGACCGGAACTACCAAGCAGGCCTGCTGCCGTACAACTGGCACTGGTTCTGGCACTGGGGCAACGGCGAGATCGGCAACAACGGGGTGCATATGATCGACCTTTGCCGCTGGGTGCTGGGGATGGACCTTCCCGAACGAGTCAGCTGCGACGCCTCTCAGCTCAGGCCTGGCGACCAGCGGCAGACCCCCGACAGCACCGTGGCCGTGTACGACCAGGGCGGCAAGCGGATTGTCTGGGAAGGGCTCAGTTGGTCCTCGCCCCACCAGACCGCCGGCGGGGTGGGCATGGAGTTCCGCGGGACGCAGGGCACGCTGATCGTTGGCGACAACGGCTACGAGGTCTACAACGCCGGACGCGAGCTGGTCGAACGCCAGCAGCGCGGCGGCGTCGGCGACGATGAGCACTGCATCAACTTCCTCTCCGCCGTCCGCAGCGGCGCCGCGGTCAACGCCCCGCTCGACGAGGGCTGCCGCAGCGCGCTGTTCTGCCACCTGGCCAACATCGCGTACCGCACCGGCGGCGTCCTCGCGACCGACCCGCAGTCCGGTCGCATCAACGACAACCCGGCCGCGATGCGGCTGTGGGACCGTGAGTACCAGCCCGGCTGGGCGCCGCAGGAGCTTGGCTAA
- a CDS encoding sugar porter family MFS transporter, protein MGLSRKLLSSAVVAALGGFLFGFDTVVISGAEQTIQSLWSLSDTMHGLATSAALWGTVLGALTGSIPTDRLGRKGTLGWIGVLYFVSAVWSGMAGGPYSFMIARFIGGVGVGISTVAAPLYIAEIAPAEWRGRLTGMFQFNIVFGILMAFLSNYLLKTSLSGDAWRWMLGVEAVPALVYTVFTLGIPESPRWLIGFRRDSAAARQVLTKIQPAAADAEIDATVAEIENAAHSEESASGGSAWPRWLVTPMLLAFTIAFFNQLSGINAVLYFAPRILGMTGLGEQASMIQSTGIGLVNLLFTFVGLWLIDRLGRRNLMLIGSVGYIASLSLIAAVFFAKAAPFGVAANALEAQSAYEELAAAQSTDQADLEPLRQQADSARERLLAATANADYPPGTATLPADSDPAALAVAAGLLAEQASEAAGSGGALVLLGIFAFIASHAVGQGAVIWVFISEIFPNEHRAVGNSIGSGTHWVFAALVTMAFPVAAGAFAPGYIFAFFAFMMVLQLLWTLTLMPETKGVPLEEIQQRFASRAA, encoded by the coding sequence ATGGGGCTATCTCGTAAACTGCTGAGCAGCGCGGTGGTCGCCGCGTTGGGCGGGTTCCTATTCGGTTTCGACACGGTGGTGATCTCCGGCGCCGAGCAGACGATCCAGTCGCTCTGGTCGCTCAGCGACACGATGCATGGCCTGGCCACCAGTGCGGCGCTGTGGGGCACGGTGCTGGGCGCCCTCACCGGCAGCATCCCCACAGACCGGCTCGGACGAAAAGGCACGCTGGGCTGGATCGGCGTGCTGTACTTCGTCTCGGCGGTGTGGTCGGGCATGGCCGGTGGGCCGTACTCGTTCATGATCGCGCGGTTCATCGGCGGCGTGGGCGTTGGCATCTCGACGGTCGCCGCGCCGCTGTACATCGCCGAGATCGCCCCGGCCGAGTGGCGCGGCCGGCTGACCGGCATGTTCCAGTTCAACATCGTGTTCGGCATCCTCATGGCGTTCCTCAGCAACTACCTGCTGAAGACCAGCCTGAGCGGCGACGCCTGGCGGTGGATGCTGGGCGTCGAGGCAGTCCCCGCCCTCGTGTACACCGTGTTCACGCTCGGCATCCCCGAGAGCCCGCGCTGGCTGATCGGCTTCCGCCGCGACTCGGCCGCTGCGCGGCAGGTGCTGACCAAAATCCAACCCGCCGCCGCCGACGCGGAGATCGACGCGACGGTCGCGGAGATCGAGAACGCCGCCCACTCCGAGGAGTCCGCCAGCGGCGGTTCGGCCTGGCCGCGGTGGCTGGTGACCCCGATGCTGCTGGCCTTCACCATCGCGTTCTTCAACCAGCTATCCGGCATCAACGCGGTGCTGTACTTCGCCCCCCGCATCCTCGGCATGACCGGGTTGGGCGAGCAGGCGTCGATGATCCAGTCGACCGGCATCGGGCTGGTCAACCTCCTGTTCACGTTCGTTGGGTTGTGGCTGATCGACCGGCTGGGGCGGAGGAACCTGATGCTGATCGGCTCGGTGGGTTACATCGCATCGTTGTCGCTGATCGCGGCCGTGTTCTTCGCCAAAGCCGCGCCGTTCGGCGTCGCGGCCAACGCCCTCGAGGCCCAATCCGCCTATGAGGAACTGGCCGCCGCGCAGTCCACCGACCAAGCCGACCTGGAACCGCTCCGCCAGCAGGCCGACTCCGCACGCGAGCGACTGCTCGCCGCGACCGCAAACGCCGACTACCCGCCCGGGACCGCCACGCTGCCGGCCGATTCCGACCCCGCGGCGCTGGCCGTCGCGGCCGGTTTGCTGGCGGAGCAGGCTTCCGAGGCGGCCGGCAGCGGCGGCGCGCTGGTGCTGCTGGGCATCTTCGCGTTCATCGCGTCGCACGCGGTGGGGCAGGGCGCCGTGATCTGGGTGTTTATCTCCGAGATCTTCCCCAACGAGCACCGCGCGGTTGGCAACTCCATCGGCTCCGGCACGCACTGGGTATTCGCCGCGCTGGTCACCATGGCGTTCCCGGTCGCCGCCGGCGCGTTCGCGCCGGGCTACATCTTCGCGTTCTTCGCGTTCATGATGGTGCTTCAGCTGCTGTGGACCCTGACCCTCATGCCCGAGACCAAAGGCGTGCCGCTGGAGGAGATCCAGCAGCGGTTCGCGTCGCGGGCGGCATAG